The following are encoded together in the Thermomonas brevis genome:
- a CDS encoding DUF4386 domain-containing protein codes for MMQDIASRLRRDGRVAGALYLVVVLAGMVCLAYVPSRTGATLAEAAAHADLFRAGIAAFLMMQIAFLLVPLALYRVLADVDRRAAVLMVALAAVSVPIGLAAVTHRLEALTLLQGADAGEAAQAAFAVSIQRYGYGLRIASLFWGLWLLPFGWLVLRSARLPRLLGLLLVLGGIGYVVKVFGGLVPGFADSAFAQYATLPAALGEIGSCLWLLAFGARQGRMAAPVSRS; via the coding sequence ATGATGCAGGACATCGCTTCCCGCCTGCGCCGCGACGGGCGCGTCGCCGGCGCGCTGTACCTCGTGGTGGTGCTGGCCGGCATGGTCTGCCTGGCGTACGTGCCGTCGCGGACGGGCGCGACCCTGGCCGAGGCGGCGGCGCACGCGGATCTGTTCCGCGCCGGCATCGCCGCGTTCCTGATGATGCAGATCGCCTTCCTGCTGGTGCCGCTGGCGCTGTACCGGGTGCTGGCCGACGTGGACCGCCGCGCGGCCGTGCTGATGGTGGCGCTGGCAGCGGTCAGCGTGCCGATCGGCCTGGCCGCGGTCACCCATCGCCTGGAGGCGCTGACGCTGTTGCAGGGCGCGGATGCCGGCGAAGCGGCGCAGGCCGCGTTCGCGGTGAGCATCCAGCGCTATGGCTACGGCCTGCGCATCGCCAGCCTGTTCTGGGGATTGTGGCTGCTGCCGTTCGGCTGGTTGGTGCTGCGCTCGGCGCGGCTGCCGCGCTTGCTGGGCCTGCTGCTGGTGCTCGGCGGGATCGGCTACGTGGTGAAGGTGTTCGGCGGTCTCGTGCCGGGCTTTGCGGATTCCGCCTTCGCCCAGTACGCCACGCTGCCTGCCGCCCTCGGCGAGATCGGCAGTTGCCTGTGGCTGCTGGCGTTCGGCGCGCGGCAAGGGCGCATGGCTGCGCCGGTTTCCCGATCGTGA